One genomic segment of Halopiger aswanensis includes these proteins:
- a CDS encoding FAD-dependent oxidoreductase: MSDTFVVVGGDAAGMSAASKAKREDPSCDVIVFEKGKWVSYAACGMPYYVKGEVDELDDLVAVTPEEFREERDIDLRTAAEVVDIDREARTVTVETSKGTEEQPYDDLLIATGASAIEPPFDGLGHEGVFTIHDMDEADAIEDYVTGRDPETAAIVGGGYVGIEMAEALSTRGVDVHLYEMLPHVLQPFGEAVAEVVEDHLREQGVDLHLETAVSGFGGDDRVGTVELEDETVPADVAIVGVGVAPNTDLAERAGIELGPTGAIATDEYGRTNDRHVYAAGDCAEATNVVTGEPDHVPLALTANRAGRAIGQTVTGDPTPTGGTAGTAIVKAFDLGAARTGIVDEDQARKAGFDPVSVTISASTRAHYYPDGAELTVTLVADRESGRLLGGTVVGREGTKRIDTVATALTSGMTVSELQNTDLAYAPPFSPVWDPILTAAKVLNGKLE, encoded by the coding sequence ATGAGCGACACGTTCGTCGTCGTCGGCGGTGACGCCGCGGGAATGAGCGCCGCGAGCAAGGCGAAACGAGAGGATCCGAGCTGCGACGTGATCGTCTTCGAGAAGGGCAAGTGGGTTTCCTACGCCGCTTGCGGGATGCCTTATTACGTCAAAGGTGAGGTCGACGAACTGGACGATCTCGTGGCCGTAACGCCCGAGGAGTTCCGGGAGGAACGCGACATCGACCTACGTACGGCCGCAGAAGTTGTCGACATCGACCGCGAGGCGAGGACGGTGACAGTCGAGACGAGCAAGGGAACCGAAGAACAGCCTTACGACGACCTGCTCATTGCGACCGGGGCGAGCGCGATCGAACCGCCCTTCGATGGGCTCGGCCACGAGGGCGTGTTCACCATCCACGACATGGACGAGGCCGACGCCATCGAGGACTACGTCACCGGGCGCGACCCCGAGACCGCCGCGATCGTCGGCGGAGGCTACGTCGGCATCGAGATGGCCGAGGCGCTGTCGACCCGCGGCGTCGACGTCCACCTCTACGAGATGCTGCCCCACGTCCTCCAGCCGTTCGGCGAAGCCGTCGCCGAAGTCGTCGAAGACCACCTCCGCGAACAAGGCGTCGACCTACACCTCGAGACCGCCGTGTCGGGATTCGGCGGCGACGATCGGGTCGGGACCGTCGAACTAGAGGACGAGACTGTCCCCGCGGACGTTGCGATCGTCGGCGTCGGTGTGGCGCCGAACACCGACCTCGCCGAGCGCGCAGGCATCGAACTCGGACCGACCGGCGCGATCGCGACCGACGAGTACGGGCGCACGAACGACAGGCACGTCTACGCGGCGGGTGACTGCGCCGAGGCAACCAACGTCGTGACCGGCGAACCGGATCACGTTCCGCTGGCGCTGACCGCCAACCGCGCGGGCCGGGCGATCGGACAGACCGTCACCGGCGATCCCACGCCGACCGGCGGCACCGCCGGCACTGCGATTGTGAAGGCGTTCGACCTCGGGGCCGCTCGGACAGGGATCGTCGACGAGGATCAGGCACGCAAGGCTGGATTCGATCCCGTTTCCGTGACGATTTCGGCGTCGACGCGCGCTCACTACTACCCCGACGGCGCGGAACTCACCGTTACGCTGGTCGCCGACCGCGAGAGCGGCAGGCTGCTCGGCGGCACCGTCGTCGGTCGCGAGGGTACAAAACGTATCGACACGGTCGCGACGGCGCTGACGAGCGGAATGACTGTCTCCGAACTGCAGAACACAGACTTGGCGTACGCGCCGCCCTTCAGCCCCGTCTGGGATCCGATCCTCACGGCCGCGAAGGTTCTCAACGGAAAACTCGAGTGA
- a CDS encoding class I SAM-dependent methyltransferase: MGYHTFDAERADKLEEAGRRYRFVSAEELLWALSLSPDDTVADLGSGTGFFTDDVAPRAGAVYAVDVQEEMHEYYREKGVPENVDLVTSDVSDLPFDDGDVDAAFSTMTYHEFASDEAIAEIRRVLAPDGRLVIVDWAATGSGEDGPPVDERYSADEATEALRDAGFAIEHEAVRPETFLLIAALE, translated from the coding sequence ATGGGATACCACACGTTCGATGCCGAGCGAGCGGACAAGTTAGAGGAAGCGGGACGGCGATACCGGTTCGTATCGGCCGAGGAACTGCTGTGGGCGCTGTCGCTCTCACCGGACGACACCGTTGCCGACCTCGGTAGCGGGACCGGCTTCTTCACCGACGACGTTGCGCCCCGTGCCGGCGCAGTCTATGCAGTCGACGTTCAGGAGGAGATGCACGAGTACTACCGGGAGAAGGGCGTCCCGGAGAACGTCGACCTCGTGACCAGCGACGTGAGTGACCTGCCGTTCGACGACGGCGACGTCGACGCCGCGTTCTCGACGATGACCTACCACGAGTTCGCGAGCGACGAGGCGATTGCCGAGATCCGGCGGGTCCTCGCTCCGGACGGCCGACTCGTGATCGTCGACTGGGCGGCGACCGGCTCCGGCGAGGATGGGCCGCCAGTCGACGAGCGCTATAGCGCCGACGAAGCGACAGAGGCCCTCCGCGATGCCGGATTCGCCATCGAGCACGAGGCCGTTCGCCCCGAGACGTTCCTGCTCATCGCAGCGCTCGAGTGA
- a CDS encoding class I SAM-dependent methyltransferase produces MDTERFQNTGQPDWDWWGRLWPTPGATLSRLGVTPDQTVAEVACGNGYFALPAAQITNPNPVYALDLEESLLEECTHLAERQEIENVVPIHGDARRMSQLLPERVDVVLVANTFHGVDDRRAFVEEAAESLRPGGRFVVVNWYDRPRETTTVAGEPRGPPTDLRLSPDDAAAAVLECETFTLEKQIELPPYHYGMLFERTAGESTTGGR; encoded by the coding sequence ATGGATACAGAACGATTCCAGAACACGGGACAGCCCGATTGGGACTGGTGGGGAAGACTGTGGCCGACGCCGGGGGCGACACTCAGCCGCCTGGGAGTCACCCCTGATCAGACGGTCGCGGAGGTCGCCTGCGGGAACGGCTACTTCGCGCTCCCCGCGGCCCAGATCACGAATCCCAACCCAGTCTACGCGCTCGATCTTGAGGAATCTCTACTCGAGGAGTGTACCCACCTCGCCGAACGACAAGAGATAGAGAACGTAGTCCCCATTCACGGCGACGCGCGACGGATGTCTCAGTTGCTCCCGGAGCGAGTCGACGTCGTCCTGGTCGCGAACACGTTCCACGGCGTCGATGACAGACGGGCGTTCGTCGAAGAGGCAGCAGAATCACTCCGACCAGGCGGGCGATTCGTCGTCGTCAACTGGTACGATCGGCCGCGCGAGACGACCACCGTCGCGGGCGAGCCGCGGGGGCCGCCGACCGACCTGCGGTTGTCGCCCGACGACGCAGCGGCCGCCGTGCTAGAGTGCGAGACGTTTACCCTCGAAAAACAGATCGAACTTCCGCCCTATCACTACGGGATGCTATTCGAACGGACGGCAGGTGAGTCGACAACCGGGGGCCGGTGA
- a CDS encoding bifunctional metallophosphatase/5'-nucleotidase, which yields MDLDPEYIGAWKRLDGSDRADPDGGADLVCLHVSDLHGQLGPEHHVYYDNPESHPDFDFGDDDRILRRGGGIALLAAKLEEIRSAADETLTLMSGDTFHGSAETTYTEGSAMLEPVNAHIEPNVYVPGNWDFGNEGAEDGSLQELMGELEAQVLANNLYEADADELLFDPYMVERVGGLDIGVVGMTNVYIDRMAPAFHEGKYRFGKHPTLLEEAARNARDDGADVVLAVTEIGLQWAVQAAKDLEDIDVLFSAHTHEYTHDPILIDETETLVVESGTGDGLGRVDLRIDDDGIAFRHVLYCLAEDHEYTPDPDPAAERTVERVRSPFFGDGVSFDRGDGTLKRPLDTVVGRTETSLDRQSFLESGWNVLFADALREYFGTELAVTHGFRYGPAIPAGEITLEHLYRAFPMTAPVARGEAYGQQLLNHMEAFLEDNFTPYVYEQEDGRVRNYSSNVEAVVDPTAKRERRLVDLVVDGESVDPEARYSIATFTRPGDPERDLGNCGFPFRDVRVEDGVVPVDVIVDYLEDHSPIKYGETELVRTPDDGGHVQNTPADGPYPYVQPGVDYAGGEKYCETRLIPTITRFPDAGRNPFR from the coding sequence ATGGACCTCGATCCGGAGTACATCGGTGCGTGGAAGCGACTCGACGGATCGGACAGAGCCGATCCAGACGGAGGGGCCGACCTCGTCTGTCTCCACGTCAGCGACCTGCACGGCCAGCTCGGTCCCGAGCACCACGTCTACTACGACAATCCCGAATCGCACCCCGACTTCGACTTCGGCGACGATGATCGGATCCTCCGGCGCGGCGGCGGAATCGCGCTGCTGGCAGCGAAACTCGAGGAGATTCGCTCGGCCGCCGACGAGACGCTCACGCTGATGAGCGGCGACACGTTCCACGGGAGCGCCGAGACGACGTACACGGAGGGCAGCGCCATGCTCGAGCCGGTGAACGCGCACATCGAGCCCAACGTGTATGTCCCCGGAAACTGGGACTTCGGAAACGAGGGCGCCGAGGACGGCAGCCTCCAGGAACTGATGGGTGAACTCGAGGCGCAGGTACTGGCGAACAATCTCTACGAAGCGGATGCCGACGAGTTACTGTTCGATCCCTACATGGTCGAGCGCGTGGGTGGCCTTGATATTGGCGTCGTCGGGATGACGAACGTCTACATCGATCGGATGGCGCCGGCGTTCCACGAGGGGAAGTACCGATTCGGGAAACATCCTACGCTGCTCGAGGAAGCCGCTCGAAACGCGCGCGACGACGGCGCCGACGTCGTTCTCGCGGTCACCGAGATCGGCCTCCAGTGGGCAGTGCAAGCGGCGAAAGACCTCGAGGATATCGACGTCCTGTTCAGCGCACACACCCACGAGTACACCCACGATCCGATTCTGATCGACGAGACGGAGACGCTGGTCGTCGAGTCGGGGACCGGCGACGGACTGGGACGCGTAGACCTCCGCATCGACGATGACGGCATTGCGTTCCGCCACGTCCTCTACTGTCTCGCCGAAGACCACGAGTACACGCCCGATCCCGATCCGGCGGCCGAACGGACGGTCGAGCGCGTTCGGTCACCGTTCTTCGGCGACGGCGTCAGCTTCGATCGAGGAGACGGCACCCTTAAGCGGCCGCTGGATACGGTCGTCGGTCGAACGGAAACGTCGCTCGACCGCCAGTCGTTCCTCGAGAGCGGGTGGAACGTCCTGTTCGCCGACGCACTGCGGGAGTACTTCGGGACCGAACTGGCGGTCACTCACGGCTTCCGCTACGGACCGGCGATTCCCGCGGGCGAAATCACGCTCGAGCACCTGTACCGAGCGTTCCCGATGACCGCACCGGTAGCCCGCGGCGAAGCGTACGGGCAGCAACTGCTGAATCACATGGAAGCCTTCCTCGAGGACAACTTTACGCCGTACGTCTACGAGCAGGAGGACGGCCGGGTTCGGAACTACTCGTCGAACGTGGAGGCGGTCGTCGATCCGACTGCGAAACGCGAGCGCCGGCTCGTCGATCTCGTCGTCGACGGGGAGTCGGTCGATCCCGAAGCGCGCTACTCGATCGCGACGTTCACCCGACCCGGCGATCCCGAACGGGATCTCGGGAACTGCGGCTTCCCCTTCCGGGACGTCCGCGTCGAGGACGGCGTCGTTCCGGTCGACGTCATCGTCGACTACCTCGAGGATCACTCGCCGATCAAGTACGGAGAGACGGAACTCGTCCGGACGCCTGACGACGGCGGTCACGTCCAGAATACGCCCGCCGACGGCCCCTACCCGTACGTCCAACCCGGAGTCGATTATGCCGGCGGTGAGAAGTACTGCGAAACGCGACTGATCCCCACTATCACTCGCTTCCCCGATGCTGGTCGAAATCCGTTTCGATAG
- a CDS encoding multicopper oxidase family protein produces the protein MNERTELARSSVSRRKLLLAAGVSGVSALAGCATDNAPSDTETTSATTVAAHSSPDLEKWVDEVPRPGVAEPIGTKDGQPYYEIEMSEVEQELHSDLPPTTVWGYGGQFPGPTIEAEQGEPIYVRWQNDLPDEHLLPVDTTVHEEMIPYDIDGVRTVTHLHGGNVEAGSDGHAQAWFTRDFAKTGPSFAKKDYYYVNDQPPATLWYHDHAVGITRLNVYAGLAGFYLLRNDRERNLGLPDGEYEVPLVLQDRSINEDGSLFYPSAVSEDRGGDDSYPEPSIVPEFYGDVPVVNGKAWPRLSVDPRSYRFRLLNGSNSRYYNLKLLEYDESSAETGSDGPSFVQIGNDGGLLSEPVELDDRLEIGPGQRADVVVDFSDYAGETVLLHNDAPSLYRGSLKDSDETKPLPEIMLVDVADSKTGEEFETLPDALTDVPDLPIESVDRHRHLTLAPGSDEYGRMKHLLGNRDQPLGYALDDPVTEEPELGTTEIWSLANNTAMSHPMHLHLVHFHVLGREPLSDYDSETDGVNPDSLESPQPYELGWNDVVTVDPGEVVHVLVHFGEYEGLFNDQTGEYMWHCHMIEHEDYDMMRPFRVVSNGDDDTEDDTDG, from the coding sequence GTGAACGAGCGTACTGAACTGGCCCGATCGAGTGTCTCGCGGCGAAAGCTCCTCCTGGCAGCCGGTGTTTCGGGAGTCTCGGCCCTCGCGGGCTGTGCGACGGATAACGCGCCGTCCGATACCGAGACGACGAGCGCGACGACCGTCGCCGCCCACTCGTCGCCGGACCTTGAAAAGTGGGTCGACGAGGTACCGCGTCCGGGCGTCGCGGAGCCGATCGGGACGAAGGACGGCCAGCCCTATTACGAGATCGAGATGAGCGAGGTCGAACAGGAACTCCACAGCGACCTCCCGCCGACCACCGTCTGGGGATACGGCGGGCAGTTCCCTGGCCCGACCATCGAAGCCGAACAGGGCGAGCCGATCTACGTGCGCTGGCAGAACGACTTACCGGACGAACACCTCCTCCCCGTCGATACGACGGTTCACGAGGAGATGATTCCGTATGACATCGACGGCGTGCGAACCGTCACGCACCTCCACGGCGGGAACGTCGAAGCCGGGAGCGACGGCCACGCGCAGGCGTGGTTCACTCGCGACTTCGCGAAGACAGGCCCCAGCTTCGCAAAAAAGGACTACTACTATGTCAACGATCAGCCGCCGGCGACTTTATGGTATCACGACCATGCGGTCGGTATCACGCGCTTGAACGTCTACGCCGGTCTTGCGGGGTTCTATCTCCTCCGGAACGACCGCGAGCGGAACCTCGGGCTGCCCGACGGCGAGTATGAGGTTCCGCTCGTGCTGCAGGACCGGAGCATCAACGAGGACGGGTCGTTGTTCTATCCGTCGGCCGTTTCGGAGGACCGAGGCGGTGACGATTCCTATCCCGAACCGAGCATTGTTCCGGAGTTCTACGGAGACGTACCGGTCGTCAACGGAAAGGCCTGGCCCCGGCTCTCCGTCGATCCGAGATCGTATCGGTTCCGGCTGCTCAACGGGTCCAACAGCCGCTACTACAACCTTAAGTTACTCGAGTACGACGAGTCGTCAGCCGAGACTGGCAGCGACGGCCCGTCGTTCGTCCAAATCGGGAACGACGGCGGTCTCCTCTCGGAACCGGTCGAACTCGACGACCGCCTCGAGATCGGTCCAGGACAGCGTGCCGACGTCGTCGTCGACTTCTCAGACTACGCAGGGGAGACGGTGCTTCTCCACAACGACGCGCCGTCGCTGTACCGCGGCTCTCTCAAGGACAGCGACGAGACGAAGCCGCTTCCGGAAATCATGCTCGTCGACGTCGCGGATTCGAAGACTGGCGAGGAGTTCGAGACGCTACCCGACGCGTTGACCGATGTCCCCGATCTGCCGATCGAGTCGGTCGATCGACACCGACACCTCACGCTGGCCCCGGGAAGCGACGAGTACGGACGGATGAAACACCTCCTCGGGAACCGGGATCAGCCGTTGGGGTACGCGCTCGACGACCCCGTCACCGAGGAACCGGAGCTCGGGACGACCGAAATCTGGAGCCTCGCCAACAACACCGCCATGTCTCACCCGATGCACCTTCACCTCGTCCACTTCCATGTACTGGGCCGGGAGCCGCTGAGCGACTACGATTCGGAGACGGACGGCGTCAATCCAGATTCGCTCGAGTCGCCCCAGCCGTACGAACTGGGCTGGAATGACGTGGTCACCGTCGACCCCGGGGAAGTAGTTCACGTCCTCGTCCACTTCGGAGAGTACGAGGGGCTGTTCAACGACCAGACGGGCGAGTACATGTGGCATTGCCACATGATCGAGCACGAAGATTATGACATGATGCGCCCGTTCCGGGTAGTCTCGAACGGTGACGACGATACTGAGGACGATACTGACGGCTGA
- a CDS encoding DUF302 domain-containing protein, with amino-acid sequence MLPIDPTQIDPDDIGQTQTVLEMDHEEAIEHVREVFTDAGFGVPVEFSPSELLNEKVDADRDPYYVLGACNPAVADRALEVTDGKLGALFPCNVVIWEEEPGRQRVYHVSIMRIARLVGMAPDDEEMAEIVAETGELVDKAFEEL; translated from the coding sequence ATGCTTCCTATTGATCCCACACAGATAGACCCGGACGATATTGGCCAAACGCAGACCGTCCTCGAGATGGACCACGAGGAGGCGATTGAACACGTCCGCGAGGTGTTCACTGATGCCGGCTTCGGCGTTCCGGTCGAGTTTTCGCCCTCGGAACTGCTCAACGAAAAGGTCGATGCCGACCGCGACCCCTACTACGTCCTCGGCGCGTGTAACCCCGCGGTGGCCGACCGTGCACTCGAGGTCACCGACGGGAAACTCGGCGCGCTGTTCCCGTGTAACGTCGTCATCTGGGAGGAAGAGCCGGGTCGACAGCGCGTCTACCACGTCTCGATCATGCGGATCGCGCGACTCGTCGGGATGGCTCCTGACGACGAGGAGATGGCGGAGATCGTCGCCGAGACCGGCGAACTTGTCGATAAAGCCTTCGAGGAACTGTAA
- a CDS encoding M20 family metallopeptidase, whose translation MTDNSGELEAYIADHRADLIDLTLELLAVHTTNPPGDTREIVSLLEEYLSGLPVEVERFAVDPAKPNLLVTLPGASNRTLLYNGHLDTVPFDADTWSYDPLGERVDDRIYGRGATDMKGAIAAMLFAIRAFAETDTEPPVDLAFAFVSDEEVGGEAGLPALLEADRLDADACVIGEPTCESDRHSVTVADRGSIWLTLEATGEAAHGSRPVLGENAIDRLYDAVGMLRERFGTRRLELEPTLEPIVDESIAFYEPTMGAETARELFETPTINLGVLEGGDAINSVPQSAWAEIDIRLTAGVRTPDVLSEIRECVVDCEGITVADVSWSVGTAEPIDSPLVEAVASSAEATTSERVYRRSATGGGDAKRLRNAGISTVEFALGTDTVHAVDEYTTVDALIGNATVYVRLPEVWTSAVDETNLSDPRASAWDSGNA comes from the coding sequence ATGACAGACAACTCCGGCGAGCTTGAGGCCTACATCGCCGACCACCGCGCGGACCTGATCGACCTCACGCTCGAGTTGCTGGCGGTCCACACGACGAATCCGCCCGGCGATACGCGCGAGATCGTTTCGCTGCTCGAGGAGTACCTGTCGGGGCTTCCGGTCGAGGTCGAGCGCTTCGCGGTCGATCCGGCGAAGCCGAACCTGCTCGTGACGCTGCCGGGCGCGAGCAATCGAACGCTACTGTACAACGGTCACCTCGATACGGTACCCTTCGACGCCGACACGTGGTCGTACGATCCGCTCGGCGAGCGCGTCGACGACCGAATCTACGGGCGCGGTGCGACCGATATGAAGGGTGCGATCGCCGCGATGCTGTTCGCGATCCGCGCGTTCGCCGAAACCGACACCGAACCGCCTGTCGACCTGGCGTTCGCGTTCGTCAGCGACGAGGAGGTCGGCGGCGAGGCAGGGCTTCCCGCGTTGCTCGAGGCCGACCGACTCGACGCCGACGCCTGCGTCATCGGCGAGCCGACCTGCGAGAGCGACCGCCACTCGGTGACGGTCGCCGATCGGGGCAGCATCTGGCTGACGCTCGAGGCGACAGGTGAGGCCGCACACGGCTCGCGGCCCGTGCTCGGCGAGAACGCCATCGACCGGCTCTACGACGCGGTCGGGATGCTGCGGGAACGATTCGGTACGCGGCGGCTCGAACTCGAACCGACACTCGAGCCGATCGTCGACGAATCGATCGCGTTCTACGAGCCGACGATGGGTGCCGAGACCGCCCGTGAACTGTTCGAGACGCCGACGATCAACCTCGGCGTTCTCGAAGGTGGGGACGCGATCAACAGCGTCCCCCAGTCCGCCTGGGCGGAGATCGATATTCGATTGACCGCTGGCGTCCGGACACCCGACGTCCTCTCAGAGATTCGGGAGTGCGTCGTCGACTGCGAAGGAATCACGGTTGCCGATGTCTCATGGAGCGTCGGCACCGCCGAACCGATCGACAGTCCGCTCGTCGAGGCCGTCGCCTCGAGCGCCGAAGCAACGACCAGCGAACGGGTGTACCGCCGGAGCGCGACCGGCGGTGGCGACGCGAAGAGACTTCGTAACGCCGGCATCTCGACGGTGGAGTTCGCGCTCGGGACGGATACCGTCCACGCGGTCGATGAGTACACGACCGTCGATGCACTCATCGGGAACGCAACGGTGTACGTGCGTCTGCCCGAAGTATGGACGTCTGCAGTTGACGAGACGAACCTGTCCGATCCCCGTGCCTCAGCGTGGGATTCGGGAAACGCTTAA
- a CDS encoding DsbA family protein translates to MSLDQPSRRAFLAGSVVTVGAGGAYYLTGSDETAHDISPSLHSSDETSALGIDLARKPIVGSPDAPLELYYWTDFQCPFCEQFERETFPDLVRKYVETGDVRVVVITIPYFGADSMTAAVASKCVWEQVRDDEPSAYWDWHAAVFEQQGEKNSGWASAENLLKYTRSVSGVDADALEPCLADRRSELESEINADVDRARSIGVTGTPTFVVFDPETETAGSLVGAQPLERFDEAIDRIEDA, encoded by the coding sequence ATGTCGCTCGATCAACCATCCCGCCGTGCCTTCCTCGCCGGCTCAGTCGTAACCGTCGGCGCCGGCGGCGCCTACTATCTCACGGGATCCGACGAGACTGCACACGACATTTCCCCCTCGCTCCATTCGAGCGATGAGACGTCCGCACTGGGTATCGATCTCGCCAGAAAGCCGATCGTCGGCTCGCCCGACGCGCCGCTCGAACTCTACTACTGGACTGACTTCCAATGTCCGTTCTGCGAGCAATTCGAACGAGAGACGTTTCCGGATCTCGTTCGGAAGTACGTCGAGACCGGCGACGTTCGCGTCGTGGTGATCACGATTCCGTACTTCGGCGCGGACTCGATGACAGCCGCGGTGGCGAGCAAGTGTGTCTGGGAGCAGGTCCGCGACGACGAGCCGTCCGCCTACTGGGACTGGCACGCGGCGGTCTTCGAGCAGCAGGGCGAGAAGAATTCGGGCTGGGCGTCCGCTGAGAACCTCCTCAAGTACACCCGCTCCGTTTCCGGCGTCGACGCGGACGCGCTCGAGCCATGTCTCGCTGATCGACGGTCGGAACTCGAGAGTGAGATAAACGCGGATGTGGACCGAGCACGTTCGATCGGCGTGACTGGGACGCCGACGTTCGTCGTCTTTGATCCGGAAACCGAAACTGCCGGCTCGCTCGTCGGCGCACAGCCGCTGGAACGGTTCGACGAGGCGATCGATCGGATCGAGGACGCGTAA
- a CDS encoding multicopper oxidase family protein produces MDENDRTVPRRQALRVGGATLFGITGLSSGIGSATVEHPAQEDDGGTQEETLVASSGEVDVGADESLETWLYAEQFPGPEIRVSEGETLRVSLENGLPEGTTVHWHGVPVPNPMDGVPDVTQEPVLSDETFEYEYEASPAGTYVYHSHVGLQLDRGLYGPLIVEEESPHVEYDREYTLQFDDYLPEEPALDSIEAPPGGGDGMGPAGEGGGSGDGRGPGGDGNGMGPGGDGNGMGPGGDGNGMGPGGGPGRNGDGMGPGGGDGQGGGDGMGPGGGPGGDSDGTGPGSQMMNQRPPYEGLLVNGRLPSDPPVFEVGEGERVRLRFINPSSATTYRVGVGGHSLTITHADGRPVEPVEVDSFMMSMGERYDAILEADSPGEWAVVGEPVVGEEDPAEARLRYADASDAGSADQPQFDGNELEYGALQALEPLDVDGEPDRTFDFTLSGGMMSGADSDAWTIDGETYPDADSLEISEGDHVRVRMVNRSPAIHPMHLHGHFFQVGDAVKDTVLVEPHGDQVTFDFRADNPGDWLFHCHNVYHLERGMARVFEYE; encoded by the coding sequence ATGGACGAGAACGATCGAACCGTCCCGCGACGGCAGGCACTGCGCGTCGGCGGCGCGACGCTGTTCGGGATCACGGGACTATCGAGCGGAATCGGATCGGCGACCGTCGAGCATCCTGCTCAGGAGGACGACGGCGGTACACAGGAAGAAACGCTGGTCGCCTCAAGCGGGGAAGTCGACGTCGGCGCGGACGAGAGCCTCGAGACGTGGCTGTACGCGGAGCAGTTCCCTGGGCCGGAGATCCGGGTGAGCGAGGGAGAGACGCTCCGCGTCTCGCTCGAGAACGGGTTGCCCGAGGGGACGACGGTCCACTGGCACGGCGTCCCCGTGCCGAACCCGATGGACGGCGTTCCGGACGTCACGCAAGAGCCCGTTTTGTCAGACGAGACGTTCGAGTACGAGTACGAGGCGTCGCCAGCGGGGACGTACGTCTACCACAGTCACGTCGGATTGCAACTGGACAGGGGGCTCTATGGCCCCCTGATCGTCGAGGAGGAGTCTCCGCATGTCGAGTACGATCGCGAGTACACGCTACAGTTCGACGATTATCTCCCGGAGGAGCCGGCGCTAGATTCGATCGAAGCTCCGCCGGGAGGCGGTGACGGGATGGGTCCCGCCGGTGAGGGTGGTGGTTCAGGCGACGGTCGTGGCCCCGGTGGCGACGGCAACGGAATGGGACCTGGCGGCGACGGCAACGGAATGGGACCTGGCGGCGACGGCAACGGAATGGGACCTGGTGGCGGACCGGGTAGAAACGGCGACGGCATGGGTCCCGGCGGTGGCGACGGTCAGGGAGGAGGTGACGGGATGGGCCCCGGTGGTGGACCAGGCGGAGATAGCGACGGTACGGGGCCCGGCAGTCAGATGATGAATCAGCGACCGCCGTACGAGGGACTGCTCGTTAACGGTCGCCTCCCCTCGGATCCGCCTGTCTTCGAGGTCGGAGAAGGCGAGCGTGTCCGACTGCGATTTATTAACCCGAGCAGCGCCACAACCTATCGCGTCGGCGTCGGCGGCCACTCGCTGACAATCACGCACGCCGACGGCCGACCGGTCGAACCCGTCGAGGTGGACTCGTTCATGATGAGCATGGGCGAGCGCTACGACGCGATCCTCGAGGCCGACTCCCCCGGCGAATGGGCCGTCGTTGGGGAACCCGTCGTCGGCGAGGAGGACCCCGCGGAGGCGAGGCTGCGCTACGCGGACGCGTCCGACGCCGGCTCTGCCGACCAGCCGCAGTTCGACGGCAACGAACTCGAGTACGGCGCCCTCCAGGCGCTCGAGCCGCTGGACGTAGACGGGGAGCCGGATCGGACGTTCGATTTTACCCTCTCAGGCGGGATGATGAGCGGTGCAGACTCGGATGCATGGACCATCGACGGCGAGACGTACCCAGACGCTGATTCCCTCGAGATCAGCGAGGGCGACCACGTCCGCGTGCGGATGGTAAACCGCAGTCCGGCGATCCACCCGATGCACCTCCACGGCCACTTCTTTCAGGTCGGCGACGCGGTCAAGGATACCGTCCTCGTCGAACCGCACGGCGATCAGGTGACGTTCGACTTCCGCGCGGACAACCCCGGCGACTGGCTCTTTCACTGCCACAACGTCTACCACCTCGAGCGGGGGATGGCTCGCGTGTTCGAATACGAGTGA
- a CDS encoding YgaP family membrane protein: protein MEHNIGWKDQIARTVGGAGLAAVGIAALSGALDVGTTLSAVALSIGGILLGTALTQTCLLYRILGFDAAA from the coding sequence ATGGAGCACAATATTGGATGGAAAGATCAGATCGCCCGCACGGTCGGCGGTGCGGGACTGGCTGCCGTCGGCATTGCAGCGCTCAGCGGCGCGCTTGATGTCGGAACAACGCTCAGTGCCGTCGCGCTGTCGATTGGGGGCATCCTCCTCGGGACGGCGCTGACTCAAACCTGCCTCCTGTACCGAATTCTGGGATTCGATGCTGCCGCGTGA